The Variovorax sp. PMC12 genome segment GGCCGAGCGGCGCAAGGCGCCTTCTTCCCCGGCTCAGTCTCAGTCGAGCAGCGCCAGGGCCGCGTAGTCGCCGACCTTGTCGCCGAGGCCGGCGGGCACCAGCAGCACGCCGCGCGTGAGCGGCAGCAGCCTGCCGTCGATCTGCGCCTGCAGGCGCGGCAGCACGAAGTCGCTGTTGTGCGAGAACACGCTGCCGCCCAGGCTGATGCGCTGCAGGTCGAGCGTGATGACCATGTTGTAGAGCATGCGCCCGACGATGCGGCACAGCGCCTCGGCCGTTTCGACGGCCTTGGGCTCTCCCGCCGCGGCCGCGCTGAAAAGTTCGGCCGCCGACTGGCCGAAGCGGTGCTCGATCGAGCTGCCACTCACCAGCGCCTCGACGTCGCCGTGGTTGCCGCAGCCGCACAGCGCGCCGCTGGCGTCGTCGACCACGAAGCTGTGGCCCGCGTGGCCGGCGTTGCCGTTCTTGCCGCGCAGCGCCCGGCCGTCCACGCACAGGCCCACGCCCACGCCGGTGCTCCAGGTAGCGTAGGCGCAGTTGTCCAGGCCCTTCAGCGCGCCCCAGTGGCGCTCGGCCTCCAGCGCGGCGACGGCGTCGTTCTCGACGCGCACGCTGCCGAAGCGCTTGACCAGCGGGGCTTCGATGATGGCGGTCATCCAGGAATTGGGCAGCCCGCGCGAGGGGCCGGCGATTCCGCCGCAGATGTTGGGCGTGGCCAGCTCGACCAGGCCGTCGCGCAACTCGAACGGACCGGTGGACGACACGCCCACCCGGTCGACCGTGCCCGGATCGACGCCCTGCTCCGCGCACACCTCTTCGATCATGCGGATGATCTGCACCGCCACCGCGTCGTTGTCGCCGGTCTTGGCGGTCGGCTCGCTGCGGCGGCCGACCAGCGGCTTGTCGCTCGAGGGGGAAAGGCTCACGGCCACCTTGGTGCCACCGATGTCTACGCAGGCTCTCATTGCGGGGGTCTTCTCTCTCTCAGGTCAGGGGCGCCGCTACAGCAGGCGCGCGACCAGCGCCGCGATCATGCTGAGCACCACGGTGCTCGCTATCGGCAGCTGCCACTCGCGGCCGAAGGCGCGAAACTCGAAATCGCCGGGCAGCCGCCCGAACCCGAAGCGGCGCAGCCAGGCGGTCAGGCCGCTCATGAGCACCAGGGCAAGGACGACGACGATCAGCCAGCGGAACATGCCGGACAGTCTAGGCCGAGAGCAGGGCCATCGCTTGTCGGTGAAGTTCGGGCGTTGCGGCGGCAATGACCCTTCCGTCGGACTTCAGGCCCAGCGGCTGGCCCTGCCAGTCGGTGATGACGCCGCCGGCCGCCTCGATCAGCCCGGCCGGGCCGAGGTAGTCGTAGGGCTGCAGGCCGGTCTCGACCACCAGGTCGATGGTGCCGCCCGCCAGCTGGGCGTAGCCGTAGCAGTCGCCGCCGAAGCGGCGCATCGCGCACTGGCGGCTGAGCCTGTCGAAGGCGGCCCAGTCGGCGGGCGCGAAGATGTCGGGCGAGGTGGTGACGATGCGGGCCTTGGCCACCTCGGTGCAGTTGCTCGCGCGCACCGGCTGGCCGTCGCGCGTGGCGCCCTTGCCGCTGCCGTCGTTGCGGCCGATCCAGCGTTCCTTGAGCGCCGGCATGTCGACCATGCCGAGCACCACGCGCCCGCCTTGCAGCACGCCGATCAGCGTGCCCCACAGCGGCGAGCCGGTGATGAAGCTGCGGGTGCCGTCGATCGGGTCGAGCACCCAGACGCGCTCGGCCTCGAGCCGCTCGGGGCCGTGTTCCTCGCCGTAGATGCCGTCGGCCGGCACGCGGGCGCCGAGGATCTGGCGCATCGCCGTCTCGGCGGCGCGGTCGGCCAGCGTGACGGGGCTTTCGTCGGCCTTGGTGATGATGTCCAGCGGGGTGCGGAAGTAATGCATCGACTGGGCGGCGGCGGCATCGGCCAGCGCTTCGGCGATCGGCGAGAGGTCGGAAGAGGAAGAACTCATGGGAGAGGAGGAAACGCGTGCCAAAACCTGCGATTAGACCCGAGCCGGGGCCGCTTTGGCACGCCGGGGGCCGGCGCCTGAATCCGCCGGCTGCTAGCGCTGCTGGCCCCAGCGGCGCACCGTCAGCCGCTCCAGCGTCTTGAAGCCGAGGCTCTCCACCAGCAGCCCGATGAGCACCACCATCGCCAGGCCCGCGAACACGCGGTCGGTATAGAGCTCGTTGCGGTTCTGGAAGATGTACCAGCCCAGGCCGCCCTTGCCCGACGAGGCGCCGAACACCAGCTCGGCCGCGATCAGCGTGCGCCAGGCGAATGCCCAGCCGATCTTCAGCCCCGACAGGATCGACGGCAGCGCGGCCGGCACCAGGATCTGCAGCACGTAGCGCAGGCCCTTCAGCCCGTAGTTGCGCCCCGCCATGCGCAGGGTTTCGGGCACGCCCTGGAAGCCCGCGTAGGTATTGAGGGCCAGCGGCCACAGCACCGAATGGATCAGCACGAACACCAGGCTGCCCCGGCCCAGCCCGAACCACAGCAGCGCCAGCGGCAGCAGCGCGATGGCGGGCAGCGGGTTGAACATGGACGTGAGCGTGTCCAGCAGGTCGCGGCCGACCTGCGTCGACACGGCCAGCGTGGTGAGCGCAAAGGCCAGCAGCACGCCGGCCAGGTAGCCCTGCAGCAGCACCGCGAGCGAGATGCGCACCTTCTCGATCAGCTCGCCGCTGGCCAGCCCCTCGAACAGCGCGCGCGCCGTGGCGGTGAAAGTGGGCAGCAGCAGGTCGTTGTCCTGCCAGCGGGCGGCCAGCTCCCACAGCACGGCGATGGCGACGAGGATCAGCCCCTTGCGCAGCCAGGCCTGCGACCAGATGCGCGTGCCCAGCGGCAGCGTGCGTTCGACCGGCAGTTCGGTGAAGGGCTCGAGCGTGCGCTCGTACTCGGGGCGGATGGGAGGCGTGAGAGTGCTCATGTATTGCTCCTTCCCCCTCCGGGGGAAGGTCGGGATGGGGGCAGGCGGGGCGCGCGATGGATACGCTGCTTGCCCCCACCCCTGCCCTTCCCCGGAAGGGGAGGGAGAAAGGCGGGGCTCATGCAATGACCTCGTGCTCTTCCTCGAAAAGCATGTCGTGGATGCGCTGCGCCGTGCCCTGGAATTCGGCGCTGCCCAGGCTGTCGAGCGAGAAGCCGTGGCTGTTGATCTCCGCGCGCATGCGCCCCGGATGCGGCGACAGCAGCGCGATGCGGTTGCCCACCACCAGCGCCTCCTCGATCGAATGGGTGACGAACAGCAGCGTGAAGCGCACCTCGTCCCACAGTTCGAGCAGCTCCTGCTGCATCCTGCGGCGCGTGAGCGCGTCGAGCGCGGCGAAGGGCTCGTCCATCAGCAGCACGCGCGGCTGCATCGCCAGCGCACGCGCAATCGCCACGCGCTGCTTCATGCCGCCCGACAGCTGGTGCGGGTGCACGTCGGCGAACTTCGACAGGCCCACCTTGTCGAGGTAATGCAGCGCGCGCTCGGACGCTTCCTTCTTGCCGAGCGTGCGCGAGGCGAGCAGCGGGAACATCACGTTCTGCTTGACCGTCTTCCACGGCGGCAGCTGGTCGAACTCCTGGAACACGACGATGCGGTCGGGCCCGGGCTGCGTCACGCGCCGGTCTTCGAGGCGGATCTCGCCTTCGACCGGCGCAATGAAGCCGGCCACGGCCTTCAGCAGCGTGGACTTGCCGCAGCCCGAGGGGCCGAGCAGCACGAAGCGGTCGGCGGCATGGACGTCGAAGCTCACGCGGTGCGTGGCGCGCACCACGCGCTCGGGGGTGCGGTATTCGAGGCTGACGTTGTCGACCTGGAGCAGCGGTGCGTTGGCGTCCTGCTCCCTCCCCCGCTGGGGGAGGGCTGGGGTGGGGGCAGACAGCGCCTGCTTGGCCACCGCCCTGCCCTCCCCCATCCCTGCCTTCCCCCAGAGGGGGAACGAGTCAAACCCCGAACGCACCTTCGCCGTGCCCATCAGTTCCCCGAAACGTTCTGCGCATCGTCGAAGAAGTAGTCCTTCACCGAAGCCGGCTTGTTCCTGATCGCGCCCACCCGGTGCATGAACTCCGCCAGCGGATAGGTGTTCTGCGGCGTGGTCTTGAACTGCACCTCGGGGTTCCTGATGATCTTCAGCAGCAGCTCGCGGTCGAGCTTGGCGTTGCTCACCTTCAGGTAGATGTCCGCCGCCTTCTCCGGATTGGCGGTGACGAACTTCGCGGCCTCGTCGAGCGCATCGACGAAAGCCTTGTAGGTCTTCGGGTTCTCGCTGCGGAATTTCTCCGTCGCATAGAGCACCGTGGCCGACGACGGCCCGCCCAGCACCTGGTACGAGTTGAGCACGATGCGCGCATTCGGATTGCCCGCCAGCTCCTGCTCCTGGAACGGCGGATTGCCGAAGTGGCCCGTGATCTCGGTGCCGCCCTTGATGATGGCCGCGGCCGCGTCGGGGTGCGGCACCGCCACGCTGATCTTGTCGAGCCGGTTGAACTCCTTGTCGCCCCACAGCTTGGCCGAAGCGAACTGCAGCACGCGCGACTGCACCGACACGCCCACCGCGGGCAGCGCGATGCGGTCCTTGTCGGTGAAGTCGGCGATCGACTTCACGTTCGGATTGTTGGTCACCAGGTAGTACGGGAAGTTGCCCAGCGAGGCCACGCCCTTCACGTTCTGCTTGCCCTTGGTGCGGTCCCACAGCGTGAGCAGCGGCCCCACGCCGGCGCCGGCAATCTCGATGTTGCCGGACAGCAGCGCGTCGTTCACCGCCGAGCCGCCCGAGAGCTTGACCCATTCGACCTTGGCGTCCACACCGGCCGCCTTGGCGTGCTTCTCGATGAGCTTCTGCTCCTGCGCCACGTTGAGCAACAGGTAGACGATGCCGAACTGTTCGGCGATGCGGATCTGGCCCTCGGCATGCGCGGCCAGGCTGCCGGCCAGGAGACTGAGGCCGGCGGCGAGCGCGGCGGCTTTGCGGGTGAAGCGGTTCATTGACTGTGGTCCCGGAAGAATCAGAAAGGCGTGTCGCCGACGATGGTGGTGCGGTTGAGGCGGCGGCGCAGGTGGTCGGGCGTGCCGGCTGCGAGGTGCATCAGCGAGCGGTTGTCCCAGAACACGAGGTCGTGCGGAGCCCACTGGTGGCGGTACACGAACTCGGGCTTCACGCTGTGCGCGAAGAGCTCGGCCAGCAGTGCGTCGCTTTCGTCCTGCGGCAGGCCGACGATGCGCGTCGTGAAATGCTCGCTGACGAACAGCGCCTTGCGGCCGGTTTCAGGGTGCGTGCGCACCACGGGCTGCACGGCTGGCGCGACCTGGTCGATCTGTTCTTGCGAGAGCTTGGGCCGCCACGGGTTCTTTGCGCGCAGCTCTTCGTACTTAGCGAGGTAGCTGTGCTCGGCCTTGAGCGGCAGGATGCGCCGCTGCAACTCGGGGCTCAGCGCTTCCCAGGCCAGATGCTGGTCGGCGAACAGCGTGTCGCCGCCCTCGCTGGGCAGCTCCTGCGCATGCAGCAGCGAACCGAGGCTGGGCTTGGGCTTGTACGAGATGTCCGAATGCCAGTAGACCCCCGCGTCGCCCAGGCCGATGGGCTCGCCGTTCTCCTTGATGTTGGAGACGATCAGGATTTCCGGGTGGTTCTTCAGCTGGAACTGATGGAGCACGTGGATTTCGAGCGGGCCGAAGCGGCGGCTGAAATCTATGTGCTGCTGCGGGGTGATCTGCTGGTTGCGGAACACGACCACATGGTGATCCAGGTGCGCGCGGTGGATGCGCGCGAAGTCTTCGGCGTTGATCGGCTTCGAGATGTCGAGGCCGACGATTTCGGCGCCTACGGGGGTGTCGAAGGGGCGCACTTCGAAGTGCTGTGAAACGCCTGCGGCGTTGAAGGGAACGGCATGAGAGGTCATGGACGGCGACGCCTGAATCGATCAAGGCTCTGCGTGGGCAAGCCTGCCACTCTAGGCCTAACCGCCGCCATTGCGAAAGAACGATTCGTTGCTTGCTTATGGCCCCTCGCGCATTTACCCAGCTTCCCCCAAAAAGGCGACAAGCCGCACTGGGTCGCGCTATTTCTTCCAGAACTGCCATTTCCGCTTCACGCGGAACGGCTTGAGCGCAGTGAGGCCGGCGTCGCCCTCCAGCGTTCCGGCAACCTCCCTCAGCCTTGCACGCACGAGCGACAGCGGATGGGAGGGGAACATCGCATCGTAGGCCGCGCTGTCCGAGGGAATGACCCGCAACGGCGTGGCCCGCATCCTCTCAAACAGACTTTCACCCTCCGCCAGCTCGATCGGTTCGGCATCGGGAATGGGCCACTTGTCCCCTTCGAGGGCCATGACCGCGGCCTCGCGAATACCGGTAGTGCCGATTTCCTGTGCCTCGATATTGATCTGGTAGTTGCAATCGCCAAATGGAATCCACAGGATGCCTACGTAGTACATCGCAAGACTGCCTGGTGTCGGTGCTCGGTACTTGAACAGGCCACTCAGCACCTCGAGCCCCATCACCTTCACGACTTCCATCGACAGCATGACGCCTCGGTTGTCGATGCATTGCTGTCGGTAGAAGGCGGCCGCAGCATCGGGCATGGTCAGGTCGAATTGCCAATCGACCGGCACCGCCCTGAAGCGCATCAGATGCGCCACACCCGCTGCACTCATCCAGAAACGATGGTTCTCGCTGCTTTCGCCGAGCGTGCATTCGGCGACATCGAACGTAAGCGACTCCATACTGACCATGACACTTCCTCCCTTTTTTGACAGCGCCGACTGTAGATGGAAACAGCTAGCGCGAGAGGAGCATCCATGGCCGTGTTCACAAGGTGTGGCTGCGATCCCCCTCAACAAACCCCATCGCCTCCCAAGCCTCCCCCACGGCAAACCCGACAACCTTGAACAACTCCCCCATCTCATGCTCATGGATCAGCCGCGCAGCCATAGCCCGCTCGGCAGTGCCCCCAAGTTCCATCCTCCCCAGCAACCCGCAGTTCAGCAGAAACCGCGCCTGGCTCGCATAGCCCAGCACCTCAAGCCCCGCATCCTGACCAGCAAGCGCAATCCCCGTGAAGTCCACATGCGCTGTGATGTCCTTGTAGCCCACGTCGGACAGCGGATCGCCATCGGCCTGGTGCGCGCGGTGGCACATCACCGTGCCCATGTGGCGTTGCGGGTGGTAGTACTCGGCCTCGGGGAAGCCGTAGTCGATCAGGAAGGCCGCGCCTTTCTTCAGACGGTCCGCCAGCGTCGCGATGAAGGCCCTGGCCTGGGGATGGATCTCGGTGAGGTAGTCGTGCTCGCCGGGCACGTCGACCGGCGGCCGCAGCTCGGTCGGGCGGTCCGCCCAGGCCCAGCCGTCGTCCTGCGCGTTGCGCACCACGCCGCGCTCGAACCACTGGCCCCCCACGCGCGCCAGCAGTTGCACCGGCATCGCGTCGAGCACTTCGTTGCCGACGACCACGCCCTCCATCGACTCGGGCAGTTCATTGAGCCACTCGACGCGGTCCGCATAGCGCACCAGCGCCTGCTGCTGCCGCTCGCGCAGAGTGCCCGACAGGTCGACGATGCGGTAGCGCACGTCGGTGCGCCCCATTTCGTCGAGCGCATGCAGCAGTTGCACGGCCAGCGCGCCGGAGCCCGCGCCGAATTCCCACACCGTGGAGGTGCCGGTCTTCTCCAGCGCCTCGGCCACCTGCGCGGCCAGCGTCTGGCCGAACATCGGCGTGAGTTCGGGCGCGGTCACGAAGTCGCTGCCAGAAGACGGCATGTGGCCGAACTTGGCGGAGCTGTTGGCGTAGTAGCCGAGGCCGGGTGCGTACAGGGCCAGCGCCATGAAGCGGTCGAACCCGATCCAGCCGCCCGCGCGTTCGACGGAACGCGCGATGAGGTGATCGAGGGCGGTGGGTAAACTGCTGGGGGTTGTCGTTGTCGTCACGGCGCCATTGTCTCTCTCCTCCCATTTCCCCTCCGCATGAGCACCGCATCCTCCTCCCCCGCCCGCCGAACCGTTCTCGTCACGGGTGCCGGCCGCAGGCTGGGCCGCGACATCGCACTGGCGCTCGCCGCCAGCGGCTGGCAGGTGGCGGTGCACTACCGCAACTCGCGCGCCGAAGCCGAGCAGACGGTGGCCGACTGCGCCGCGCTTTCGGGCGACTCGGCCCTCTTCGCCGCCGACCTCGAGGACGAGGCCGCCACGCGCGCCCTGCTGCCCCGCGTGGTCGCGCGCTTTCGCAGCGTCGACGCGGTGGTGCACAGCGCCGCGCTGTTCGAGCACGACGAGGCCGCCACCTTCAGCTACGCGCTCATGGAGCGCCATGCGCGCAGCAACACCGGGGCGGCCATCCTGCTGGCGCAGGCGCTGAACGAACACGTGAGCGCGCGCGATGCGCAAGGCGCGGTGGTCCACCTGCTCGACCAGAAACTCTGGAACCCGAACCCCGACTTCCTGAGCTACACGCTCTCGAAGGCCGCGCTGGAAGCCGCCACGCCGATGCTGGCGCTGGCGCTGGCGCCGCGCGTGCGCGTGGTGGGCGTGGCGCCCGGCCTCACGCTGGCGAGCCACATGCTCGACGACGACAAGTTCGCGCAGCTGCACAAGCTGTCGCCGCTGGGCCGCTCCTCCACCCCGGCCGACGTGAGCGCCACGGTGAAGTTCGCGCTGGAAAACAGCTCCATCACCGGCACCACCCTGCTGGTGGACGGCGGCCAGCACCTGATGAAATTCGAGCGCGATTTCTCGCTCATGTGAGCACCACCACCATGTCCACCGCATCTTCCCAGCCCGCGGCCGCGCCCACGCAGGGCCGCCAGACACTCACCCTCCAGGGCCTGCGCTTCGACGCCAACCTGGGCATCCTCGACCACGAGAAGACGGCACCGCAGCCGATCCAGGTCGATGCCGAACTCAGCCTCGGCCCGCAGCCGCTGCTGCCGCAGGACGACGACATCTTCCATGTGCTCGACTACCGCAAGGTGCGCCGCATCATCATCGACGAGTGCACCGCCGAGCACGTCAACCTGCTCGAAAGCCTGATCGGCAAGCTGGTGCAGCGGCTGCTGCAGCTGCCCGGCGTGGTGGGCGTGCGCGTGAAGATCGCCAAGCTCGAAATCTTCGACGACTGCGAAGTGGCGATCCGCATGGAAGCCGGCCAGTGGTAGCGGGAAGAACCACGGCTTTTCCCGCCGCGTAGCGCGTGGCATGGGGATCGGGGACAATCACCTCCTCCCCCGACTCCCCGAAGTAGCCTGCCCATGAACGCCGTCTGGATCGACGAGGCGCCCGCCGCCGCCGACGCCACTGCCAATTCCCTCAAGATCGAACGCGAGACGCACAAGCTCGAAAAGCGCCTGTGCCGCCAGGTCGGGCAGGCCATCGTCGACTACAACATGATCGAGGAGGGCGACAAGGTCATGGTGTGCGTCTCGGGCGGAAAGGACAGCTACGCGCTGCTCGACATCCTGCTCAAGCTGAAGGCGCGCGCGCCCATTCACTTCGACATCGTGGCGGTCAACCTCGACCAGAAGCAGCCCGGCTTTCCCGAAGAAGTGCTGCCCAGGTACCTGAGCGAACTGGGCGTGGACTTCCACATCGAGAACCAGGACACCTACAGCATCGTCAAGCGCGTCATTCCCGAGGGCAAGACCACCTGCGGCCTGTGCAGCCGGCTGCGCCGCGGCATCCTGTACCGCGTGGCCGACGAGCTGGGCGCCACCAAGGTCGCGCTGGGCCACCACCGCGACGACATGCTGCAGACCTTCTTCCTCAACATGTTCTTTGCCGGCAAGCTCAAGAGCATGCCGCCCAAGCTGGTGAGCGACGACGGCAAGCACGTCGTGATCCGCCCGCTGGCCTACGTGGCCGAGAAAGACACCGTGCGCTGGGCCCAGCACCGCGAGTTCCCGATCATTCCGTGCACCCTGTGCGGCAGCCAGGAAAACCTGCAGCGCAAGCAGGTCGGCGAAATGCTGCGCGAGTGGGACAAGAAGTACCCCGGCCGCGTCGAGAACATGTTCACCGCGCTGCAGAACGTGGTGCCTTCGCACCTGCTCGACGGAACACGGCACGATTTCAAGGGTCTCAAGGCGACCGGCGTGGCGGATGACGACGGCGACAAGGCCTTCGACACGCCTTCCTTCGACTTGCTCTCCCAGGCACCCTCAGCACTGCGCATCGTCCAGGGCTGATTCGGGCAACCCAGGGGAATTTTGGGCAGCCTTGCCCGGAGACCCTCATGAAACGTGCGCTTTCAGCTCTTCTTCTCATAGCAAGCCTGACCGGCTGCGCCACCTCCTGGGTGGTCGACAGCGATGTGAAGAGCTTCTCTTCCCTCGGCCCGGTGCCACCCGGCGCCACTTACCGCTTCGACCGCCTGCCCTCGCAGCAGGCCGACGGCGCCCGGCAGGATTCGCTCGAAGCCATGGCAGCCGCGGCGCTCGACAAGGTCGGCCTGCGCCGCGACGACGCCCATCCCCAGTACAACGCGCAGATCGGCGCCCGCGTGACGGCCGGCCTCTCGCCCTGGGCCGACCCCTGGCTCTACGACGGCCCCTGGGGCTACGGATGGGGCGGCGGCTACGGCTACTACGGGCGCCGCTGGTACGGCGGCGGCTGGTACGGCGGGCCGGTGTTCGCCCAGCCGTCGAACCCCTGGTACGAGCGCGAAGTCAGCATCGTGCTGCGCGAGGCCGGCTCCAACCGCGTGGTCTACGAGACCCGCGCGCGCAACGACGGCCCCTACAGCTCGAGCGCGGCCGTGCTGCCCGTGATGTTCCAGGCCGCGCTGCAGGGCTTCCCGAACCCGCCGCAGGGCGAGCGCCGGGTGAACATCGAACTGCCGACGGCTCTAAAGTAGCGCCTTCTAGAATCCCGCGGATGGAAGAAGCCACCCGTCTGATCGCCGTTCGCCACGGCGAAACCGCCTGGAACGTCGACACCCGCATCCAGGGCCACATCGACATCGGGCTCAACGCCACGGGCCTCTGGCAGGCGCAGCGTGCAGGCGCGGCGCTGGCCGACGAGCCCATCGGCGTCGTCTACGCCAGCGACCTGTCGCGCGCCTGGCAGACCGCCCAGGCCATCGCCGAGCCCCACGGCCTGGCCGTGCAGCCCGAGCCGCGCCTGCGCGAGCGGGCCTTCGGGAACATGGAAGGCCTGAGCTTTGCCGAGATCGAGGCCACGCTGCCCGCGCAGGCCAAGCGCTGGCGCGAGCGCGACCCCGAATTCGAGCCCGAGGGCGGCGAGAGCCTGCTGACATTCCGCGACCGCGTGACCGGCGTGGCCGCCGAGCTTGCGGCACGCCATCCGGGCGAACTGGTCGTGCTGGTGGCGCACGGCGGCGTGATGGACGTGCTCTACCGCGCCGCCACCCGCCAGGGGCTGCAGGCGCCGCGCACCTGGCAGCTGGGCAACGCCGCCATCAACCGCATGCTGTGGACGCCGGAGGGCTTCAGCCTCGTGGGCTGGAGCGACACCACCCACCTCGCGGTGGGCGACACGCTCGACGAAACCACGACCTGAGCGGGCGCGCGCCTCAGGCGTGCGAGGCCGCCGAATGGCCTGGCGCGCCGCCGGCTTCGACCTTGGCCTCGCCCGGCAGATCGACCATCGGCCCGGTGCCGCTGTAGCGGTCCAGCGCCAGGTAGATGGCCGGCGTGATGTACAGCGTGATCACCTGCGAGAAGATCAGCCCGCCCACCACCGCCACGCCCAGCGGCTGGCGCAGTTCGGCGCCGGCGCCCAGGCCCAGCGCGAGCGGCAGCGCGCCCATCAGCGCGGCCAGCGTGGTCATCAGGATCGGGCGGAAGCGCAGCCGGCAGGCTTCGCGGATCGCCTCCACCGGGCTCAGGCCTTCGGTGCGCTGCGCGTCGAGCGCGAAGTCGATCAGCATGATGGCGTTCTTCTTCACGATGCCGATCAGCAGCAGGATGCCGATGGTGGCGATCAGCGTCAGGTCGAAGCCGAAGATCTTCAGCGAAATCAGCGCGCCCACCGCCGCCGAGGGCAGCCCCGCCAGGATGGTGATCGGGTGGATGTAGCTCTCGTACAGCACGCCCAGCAGCACGTAGATGACCAGCACCGCCAGCACCAGCAGCACCGCCTGGCTCGACTGCGAGCTCTGGAACACCGCCGCGTCGCCGCCGTAGGTGGTGATGATCGACTGCGGCATCTTCAGCTCGTCCTTGAACTGGTCGATCTTGGCGGTCGCGTTGCCCAGCGGAACGTCGGGGCCGAGGTTGAACGACACCGTCACCGCCTGCAGCTGCCCCTGGTGGTTGACCGAGGTCGGCCCCACGGTGCGCTTCACGGTCGAGAAGGCAGAAAGCGGCACCAGCTTGCCGGTGGTGCTGCGCACCGACAGGCGCGCCACGTCTTCCTCGAACTGGCGGTCGCTGTCGGCGGCCGAAAGAATCACCTGGTAGGTGTTGCTGGCGCCGTAGATGCTGCCGATCTGGCGGTCGCCGTACGCGTTGTAGAGGGCGGTGCGCAGGTCGCCCACCGCCACGCCCAGCACGCCGGCCTTGTCGCGGTCGATGTCGAGCGTGGCCTGCAGGCCGCGGTTCTGCGAGTCGCTGGTGACGTCGCGGAAAGCCGGGTCGGCGCGCATGCGCTCCATGAGCCTGGTGGCCCAGGGCACCATCTCGCCCGCGTTCACGCTCTGCAGCGTGTACTGGAAGCGCGCCTTGCTCTGGCGGCCGCCCAGGCGCAGGTTCTGCACCGGCTGCATGTAGACGGCGATGCCCGGGATCTCGCGGAAGCGCTGGCGCAGCGACTCGAGCACCTTGCCCATGGCCGGACGCTCGCCGCGCGCCTTGAGCACGGCGAACAGGCGGCCCGAGTTCTGCGTGGCCGTGGGGCCGCCCACGCCGACGAAGGAGCTGACGTAGTCGACGCTCGGGTCGGCCTGCAGCGCCTCGGCCACGCGGTCCTGCAGTGCCTTCATGGCGGTGAACGAAATGTCCTCGGCCGCCTCGGTCGTGATCTGGATCTGGCCGATGTCTTCTTCCGGGAAGAAGCCCTTGGGGATGGTCGCGAACAGCCAGCCGGTGACGACGAAGGTCAGCCCCGCCATCAGCAGCATCAGCTTGCGGTGGCCCAGCGTCCAGTCGAGCGAGCGCATGTAGCTGCCGTGCACCGAGCGGTAGCCGCGCTCGAAGGCACGGCCGATGGCGGTGCCGGGCTCGGGGTGCTCTTCCTCGTGGTCGATCGCGCCTTCCTTGCGCGGCACCTGCTTGAGCAGCCGGCTCGCGAGCATCGGC includes the following:
- a CDS encoding ROK family protein, which translates into the protein MRACVDIGGTKVAVSLSPSSDKPLVGRRSEPTAKTGDNDAVAVQIIRMIEEVCAEQGVDPGTVDRVGVSSTGPFELRDGLVELATPNICGGIAGPSRGLPNSWMTAIIEAPLVKRFGSVRVENDAVAALEAERHWGALKGLDNCAYATWSTGVGVGLCVDGRALRGKNGNAGHAGHSFVVDDASGALCGCGNHGDVEALVSGSSIEHRFGQSAAELFSAAAAGEPKAVETAEALCRIVGRMLYNMVITLDLQRISLGGSVFSHNSDFVLPRLQAQIDGRLLPLTRGVLLVPAGLGDKVGDYAALALLD
- a CDS encoding DUF2905 domain-containing protein; amino-acid sequence: MFRWLIVVVLALVLMSGLTAWLRRFGFGRLPGDFEFRAFGREWQLPIASTVVLSMIAALVARLL
- the hisN gene encoding histidinol-phosphatase translates to MSSSSSDLSPIAEALADAAAAQSMHYFRTPLDIITKADESPVTLADRAAETAMRQILGARVPADGIYGEEHGPERLEAERVWVLDPIDGTRSFITGSPLWGTLIGVLQGGRVVLGMVDMPALKERWIGRNDGSGKGATRDGQPVRASNCTEVAKARIVTTSPDIFAPADWAAFDRLSRQCAMRRFGGDCYGYAQLAGGTIDLVVETGLQPYDYLGPAGLIEAAGGVITDWQGQPLGLKSDGRVIAAATPELHRQAMALLSA
- a CDS encoding ABC transporter permease, with the translated sequence MSTLTPPIRPEYERTLEPFTELPVERTLPLGTRIWSQAWLRKGLILVAIAVLWELAARWQDNDLLLPTFTATARALFEGLASGELIEKVRISLAVLLQGYLAGVLLAFALTTLAVSTQVGRDLLDTLTSMFNPLPAIALLPLALLWFGLGRGSLVFVLIHSVLWPLALNTYAGFQGVPETLRMAGRNYGLKGLRYVLQILVPAALPSILSGLKIGWAFAWRTLIAAELVFGASSGKGGLGWYIFQNRNELYTDRVFAGLAMVVLIGLLVESLGFKTLERLTVRRWGQQR
- a CDS encoding ABC transporter ATP-binding protein, producing MGEGRAVAKQALSAPTPALPQRGREQDANAPLLQVDNVSLEYRTPERVVRATHRVSFDVHAADRFVLLGPSGCGKSTLLKAVAGFIAPVEGEIRLEDRRVTQPGPDRIVVFQEFDQLPPWKTVKQNVMFPLLASRTLGKKEASERALHYLDKVGLSKFADVHPHQLSGGMKQRVAIARALAMQPRVLLMDEPFAALDALTRRRMQQELLELWDEVRFTLLFVTHSIEEALVVGNRIALLSPHPGRMRAEINSHGFSLDSLGSAEFQGTAQRIHDMLFEEEHEVIA
- a CDS encoding ABC transporter substrate-binding protein, producing MNRFTRKAAALAAGLSLLAGSLAAHAEGQIRIAEQFGIVYLLLNVAQEQKLIEKHAKAAGVDAKVEWVKLSGGSAVNDALLSGNIEIAGAGVGPLLTLWDRTKGKQNVKGVASLGNFPYYLVTNNPNVKSIADFTDKDRIALPAVGVSVQSRVLQFASAKLWGDKEFNRLDKISVAVPHPDAAAAIIKGGTEITGHFGNPPFQEQELAGNPNARIVLNSYQVLGGPSSATVLYATEKFRSENPKTYKAFVDALDEAAKFVTANPEKAADIYLKVSNAKLDRELLLKIIRNPEVQFKTTPQNTYPLAEFMHRVGAIRNKPASVKDYFFDDAQNVSGN
- a CDS encoding TauD/TfdA dioxygenase family protein — encoded protein: MTSHAVPFNAAGVSQHFEVRPFDTPVGAEIVGLDISKPINAEDFARIHRAHLDHHVVVFRNQQITPQQHIDFSRRFGPLEIHVLHQFQLKNHPEILIVSNIKENGEPIGLGDAGVYWHSDISYKPKPSLGSLLHAQELPSEGGDTLFADQHLAWEALSPELQRRILPLKAEHSYLAKYEELRAKNPWRPKLSQEQIDQVAPAVQPVVRTHPETGRKALFVSEHFTTRIVGLPQDESDALLAELFAHSVKPEFVYRHQWAPHDLVFWDNRSLMHLAAGTPDHLRRRLNRTTIVGDTPF
- a CDS encoding class I SAM-dependent methyltransferase; the encoded protein is MTTTTTPSSLPTALDHLIARSVERAGGWIGFDRFMALALYAPGLGYYANSSAKFGHMPSSGSDFVTAPELTPMFGQTLAAQVAEALEKTGTSTVWEFGAGSGALAVQLLHALDEMGRTDVRYRIVDLSGTLRERQQQALVRYADRVEWLNELPESMEGVVVGNEVLDAMPVQLLARVGGQWFERGVVRNAQDDGWAWADRPTELRPPVDVPGEHDYLTEIHPQARAFIATLADRLKKGAAFLIDYGFPEAEYYHPQRHMGTVMCHRAHQADGDPLSDVGYKDITAHVDFTGIALAGQDAGLEVLGYASQARFLLNCGLLGRMELGGTAERAMAARLIHEHEMGELFKVVGFAVGEAWEAMGFVEGDRSHTL